The following proteins are co-located in the Leptodactylus fuscus isolate aLepFus1 chromosome 8, aLepFus1.hap2, whole genome shotgun sequence genome:
- the LOC142216700 gene encoding uncharacterized protein LOC142216700 has translation MTYIRADETHEHSRVIPSPQNYLLCTNHGLEEPSLSSMHPLKNVDCHLAGGHFHPLQACHAGNAPLGMNVEPRLYRSLENLHWAESSMFAHYRSMDSEFILHCRSTRHLSEGSAGNVPLQGLSERVAGHRDLPTPPLAKVHQWLFLTADDKVSNGDAKRELKEKLRTHSSKIVEPSRPIRPQACLVDCLARGAADKLCQHCKQKAPCSPISAGYPALASSTMPANRQCTSLFHHRTTPEHIKQEARRRLQLCRQNSSPNLTLYQEENESKSLVKSKTAESFREQRPCPGRMLEAVTDRRPGTSSRFHIPTFEEFKRMRNKEKNCLSMRDVHLQPTAPKPEPDTTPDQTPSTDSPSLDHVQGSTPSLHEPDALLDHPQPDSGANHGDAAIVQDSLLDHRASPSCRPAFTAPICSSPVSRFPLQALNMHSTRAELVVCEPHVSDTSSSSGFPGMAEQGLSSEAHSSCCPSLLLEATDLSGYGAKLQKMKDGLIGSALDLIKKSCTSESAETPSIAPCDTPKSDTVPERQSCQSPTVTMATKICKNTSSTELPSDPKTSICSPGCRRSSSDMTHEAGESGKVQRGCRLRPHFSDPMPTDAVKRKQLELKIAAAARHHAQKRRQDRENGPVLMKANTTTSCSSNKDSTYGMGHSYRSRHRWSNISSLSTDSGIVGVNDEREECEGNTRPVKPGEVERVDSGIGDALSRKWRARVAEASASLEAWEAHRPCIDCGESNSSMDSESRGKRRETLCVKCVTRRMERKEAVLEFVNTESSYGEDLRIIKEEFYLPMQTAGLLTREQLAVVFSNIQELIDLNEKFLEVLQEEIDQAFDQGDDDLMTVCIGEIFLDFVNMLPAFQTYCLHQPTSMATLNTLEKEKELLRIFLDVSQNDNTALRRMNLRSFLMAPLQRVTKYPLLLSRILKSTTEFHPDHSSLWEAKSRIESHLEHINMKTRQEGNTWTLRSFRRESKKNREVTNIEMREMAVKQVGWPREETRFIKEGLLQMAQPTDGQWVKKGCKALKFHNVHALLMVNVKRTSDSGLESGCADRTVKDAVLVLIKDKSNGKFVMVREPLRLGHCVVSTDPDCEETFELLEVRREGFVFRDSDSSRTQHWFQQMKNYSSELGSWKKRRNALPNIMISTVQNRS, from the exons ATGACATACATCCGTGCTGATGAAACGCATGAACATTCCAGAGTCATTCCAAGCCCCCAGAACTATCTGCTGTGCACAAACCATGGCTTAGAGGAGCCCTCGCTGAGCAGCATGCATCCATTAAAGAATGTAGATTGCCATCTTGCTGGAGGGCACTTTCACCCTCTGCAAGCATGTCATGCAGGTAATGCACCATTGGGCATGAATGTTGAACCCAGGCTGTATCGGAGCTTGGAGAACCTACATTGGGCAGAGTCGAGTATGTTTGCACACTATAGGAGCATGGATAGTGAATTTATTCTGCACTGTAGAAGTACCAGACACTTATCTGAAGGATCTGCAGGAAATGTGCCGCTCCAAGGCCTGTCCGAGAGGGTAGCAGGCCACCGAGACCTTCCTACACCTCCTCTTGCCAAAGTTCATCAGTGGCTTTTTCTTACAGCAGATGACAAGGTCTCCAATGGTGATGCCAAACGGGAACTGAAAGAGAAGTTGAGAACTCACAGCTCCAAAATAGTAGAACCCAGCAGGCCCATTCGTCCCCAGGCTTGTTTGGTGGACTGCCTGGCAAGGGGAGCAGCAGACAAATTATGCCAGCACTGCAAACAGAAGGCGCCCTGTAGTCCAATATCTGCTGGTTATCCTGCACTTGCAAGTAGCACAATGCCAGCAAACAGGCAATGCACAAGTCTCTTCCATCACAGAACCACCCCAGAGCACATTAAGCAGGAGGCCAGGAGGAGGCTGCAGCTCTGCAGGCAAAATAGTTCTCCAAACCTGACACTTTATCAAGAGGAGAATGAAAGCAAAAGTCTGGTGAAGTCAAAAACTGCAGAGTCCTTCAGGGAGCAGAGGCCATGTCCAGGCAGAATGCTGGAGGCCGTCACTGATAGAAGGCCAGGTACTTCCAGCAGGTTCCATATTCCAACATTTGAAGAATTCAAGAGGATGCGCAATAAGGAAAAGAACTGTTTGTCTATGAGAGACGTCCACCTGCAACCCACAGCCCCCAAGCCTGAGCCAGACACCACCCCTGACCAGACACCTAGTACTGATTCTCCAAGCCTGGACCATGTGCAAGGATCCACTCCTAGTTTGCATGAACCTGATGCATTGCTGGATCATCCCCAGCCTGACAGTGGCGCTAACCATGGAGATGCGGCCATTGTCCAGGATAGTTTATTAGACCACAGAGCTTCCCCTTCATGCCGGCCTGCATTCACAGCTCCCATTTGTTCCAGTCCTGTTTCAAGGTTTCCATTACAGGCGTTAAACATGCATAGCACGAGAGCGGAGCTTGTGGTGTGTGAACCCCATGTGTCTGATACCAGTAGCTCTAGTGGATTCCCCGGAATGGCTGAGCAGGGTCTCTCTTCTGAAGCCCATTCTTCTTGCTGTCCATCTTTGCTTTTAGAAGCAACTGACCTGTCCGGTTATGGTGCCAAGCTGCAGAAAATGAAGGATGGCCTGATAGGATCAGCCCTGGACCTGATCAAGAAAAG CTGCACCTCTGAAAGTGCTGAGACCCCAAGCATTGCACCATGTGATACCCCAAAATCCGATACCGTACCAGAGCGACAGAGCTGTCAATCACCTACTGTAACCATGGCGACTAAAATTTGTAAAAACACATCAAGCActgagctgccctctgaccccaaGACTAGT ATCTGCAGCCCCGGGTGTCGGAGGTCCAGCTCAGACATGACTCACGAGGCCGGAGAATCTGGAAAGGTCCAACGCGGGTGTCGCCTGCGACCACATTTCAGTGACCCCATGCCCACGGATGCCGTCAAGCGGAAACAGTTAGAGCTGAAGATTGCAGCGGCTGCTCGCCACCATGCTCAGAAGAGGAGGCAGGACAGAGAGAATG GACCGGTTCTGATGAAGGCCAACACCACGACGTCCTGCAGCTCCAACAAAGACAGCACTTACGGGATGGGTCACTCGTACCGATCGCGCCATCGCTGGAGTAACATCAGCAGCCTGAGCACGGACAGTGGGATAGTCGGGGTCAATGATGAAAGGGAAGAATGTGAAGGGAACACAAGACCCGTAAAGCCAGGAGAGGTGGAAAGGGTGGACAGTGGGATTGGAGATGCACTTTCCAGAAAATGGAGGGCTCGGGTAGCAGAGGCGTCAGCGTCCCTGGAGGCGTGGGAGGCGCATCGGCCATGTATAGACTGTGGGGAGAGCAATTCATCCATGGACTCTGAGAGCAGAGGCAAAAGGAGAGAGACGCTGTGTGTGAAATGCGTCACTCGTAGGATGGAGCGGAAGGAAGCCGTGCTGGAGTTTGTCAATACGGAATCAAGCTACGGCGAGGATCTGCGGATAATAAAAGAGGAGTTCTACCTACCTATGCAGACGGCGGGATTGCTGACACGGGAACAGCTGGCTGTTGTGTTCAGCAACATACAGGAACTCATCGACCTCAACGAGAAGTTCCTCGAGGTTCTACAAGAGGAAATTGACCAAGCCTTTGACCAG GGGGATGATGACCTGATGACCGTCTGCATTGGGGAGATCTTCTTGGATTTCGTGAACATGCTTCCTGCCTTCCAGACTTACTGCCTCCACCAACCAACCTCCATGGCCACACTGAACACcctggagaaggagaaggagctgCTGAG AATCTTCCTAGACGTGTCCCAGAATGATAACACCGCCCTGCGGCGCATGAACCTGCGCTCCTTCCTCATGGCGCCATTACAGAGAGTCACCAAGTACCCGCTGCTGCTGAGCCGGATCCTCAAGAGCACAACTGAATTTCACCCGGATCACAGCAGCTTGTGGGAAGCCAAGAGCAGGATCGAATCCCACCTCGAGCACATCAACATGAAGACCCGGCAGGAGGGGAACACGTGGACGTTACGCTCCTTCCGCAGGGAGAGCAAGAAGAACAGGGAAGTGACCAACATTGAGATGAGGGAGATGGCCGTCAAGCAGGTTGGCTGGCCGAGGGAGGAGACGCGATTTATTAAAGAGGGGCTCCTGCAGATGGCCCAACCTACAGACGGACAATGGGTCAAGAAGGGGTGCAAGGCGCTAAAGTTCCACAATGTGCATGCACTGCTGATGGTGAACGTAAAGAGAACTTCAGACTCCGGCCTGGAAAGCGGCTGCGCTGACAGAACGGTGAAGGATGCCGTATTGGTGCTTATAAaagacaaaagtaatgggaaatttgTGATGGTCAGAGAACCCCTGAGACTTGGCCACTGTGTGGTGTCCACTGACCCCGACTGTGAAGAGACCTTTGAACTCCTGgaggtcaggagggaggggtTTGTTTTTCGGGACAGTGATAGTTCCCGAACTCAACACTGGTTCCAACAAATGAAAAACTATTCCAGTGAGCTAGGATCCTGGAAGAAGCGGCGAAACGCCCTCCCAAATATAATGATAAGCACAGTGCAAAACCGATCCTAA
- the TSN gene encoding translin — MSVIDLFMELQNGLSADQDLREEIRRVVQTLEQTAREILILLHSVHHESGLNSIPEKCLKAREHFKTVRTQLAALATKFPSDQYYRYHDQWRFVLQRLVFQASFLVYLESEELVTRDAVAEILGIESDREKGFHLDIEDYLSGVLNLASELSRLAVNSVTAGDYARPLRIATFINELDFGFRLLNLKNDSLRKRYDGLKYDVKKIEEVVYDLSIRGLSKSQATPSEEKS, encoded by the exons ATGTCGGTGATCGATCTGTTTATGGAGCTGCAGAACGGACTGAGCGCCGACCAGGATCTCCGGGAG GAAATCAGGAGAGTTGTTCAGACTTTGGAGCAAACGGCGCGGGAAATCCTCATCCTCCTGCACAGCGTCCACCATGAGAGCGGCCTGAATAGCA TACCTGAAAAATGCCTGAAGGCTCGAGAACACTTCAAGACGGTGCGGACCCAACTTGCTGCTCTGGCAACAAAATTCCCTTCAGATCAGTACTACAG GTATCACGATCAGTGGCGTTTCGTGCTGCAGCGTCTGGTCTTCCAGGCATCATTTCTGGTGTATCTGGAGAGTGAGGAGTTGGTGACCCGAGATGCCGTGGCAGAGATTTTGGGAA TTGAAAGTGACCGTGAGAAGGGATTCCACCTCGACATTGAAGATTACCTGTCTGGGGTGCTGAACCTGGCCAGTGAACTG TCCAGGCTGGCGGTGAACAGCGTCACGGCCGGAGATTACGCCCGGCCTCTGCGTATCGCCACCTTCATTAATGAGCTGGATTTTGGATTTAGACTTCTCAATCTCAAAAACGACTCCCTGAGGAAGCGATACGATGGCCTGAAGTATGATGTGAAGAAGATTGAGGAGGTCGTGTATGACCTGTCCATCCGAGGACTAAGCAAGAGTCAGGCGACCCCATCAGAGGAGAAGTCCTAG